From Bombyx mori chromosome 10, ASM3026992v2, a single genomic window includes:
- the CTL10 gene encoding C-type lectin 10 precursor (The RefSeq protein has 2 substitutions, 1 frameshift and aligns at 99% coverage compared to this genomic sequence) has product MNNLKFPILFLLTLLPSELIHGQRENKFFRKDYTYIESTESFYKIHTLYKKWVDAKKTCEMEGATFFYPDDKFEFDAVTTYWNTSQPFEWISIGISSQMAKGVFETVDGVSIMDVYNKWKPGEPNDSHNNEDCVVIHRNDGLMNDDDCAKSFPFICKKTLASLEWNVNCDIPNTDYAYSDVLGRCYKMYLTPMTWSEAYRVCSADQSYLAIINTKEEADHLVNMTRLAPKDKVRGKYLAGAVFLGFHNKNKDGWTTIKGGALDNSGYTQWGNGQPDGGDKELCGSMIYNGQLNDISCTQTCLFICEHDVFLHFRRTLR; this is encoded by the exons atgaatAATCTTAAGTTTCCCATATTATTTCTTCTCACTTTATTACCTTCGGAACTCATTC ATGGACAACGGGAAAATAAGTTTTTCCGTAAGGACTATACGTATATCGAATCAACTGAGAGCTTTTACAAAATTCACACGTTATATAAGAAATGGGTGGACGCTAAGAAGACTTGCGAAATGGAGGGGGCTACTTTCTTTTACCCTGATGACAAGTTTGAATTCGATGCTGTGACCACTTATTGGAACACGTCACAACCCTTCGAATGGATCAGTATCGGGATCTCATCGCAGATGGCCAAAGGAGTCTTCGAAACTGTTGATG GTGTCTCCATAATGGACGTGTATAACAAATGGAAGCCGGGCGAGCCCAACGACTCTCATAACAACGAAGATTGCGTCGTCATCCATAGAAATGACGGACTTATGAACGATGATGACTGTGCGAAATCTTTCCCATTTATATGCAAGAAAACACTGGCTTCACTCGAGTGGAATGTGAATTGTGACATTCCTAACACCG aCTACGCATACAGCGATGTACTTGGCCGATGCTACAAGATGTATTTGACCCCTATGACCTGGTCCGAAGCATACAGGGTGTGCAGTGCTGATCAATCGTACTTAGCGATCATAAATACCAAGGAAGAGGCTGACCACTTAGTGAACATGACGAGATTAGCTCCAAAAGACAAAGTGAGAGGGAAATATTTGGCAGGCGCTGTGTTCCTTGGCTTCCATAATAAGAACAAAGATGGATGGACTACGATTAAAG GCGGTGCCCTCGACAATAGTGGCTATACACAATGGGGAAACGGACAACCAGACGGTGGAGACAAGGAACTTTGCGGCTCAATGTTCTACAATGGACAGTTAAACGATATAAGTTGCACACAAACATGCTTGTTCATTTGTGAGCACGACGT CCTCCACTTTCGATGAACGCTTCGCTGA